The window CGAGACCGACCGCTTGCACCTCCTGCGGAGAGCGATCTGTGCGGCGCTTCGAGCCGGCGACGTCGAGACGCTCGAGGAACGGGCACTCGAGGAGTTCGAAACCCAATGGGACGACTACGCCGAGGAGGTTCACTCACCCACACAGCGCCGTCACGAACGGCGCGTGCTCGAGGCCACGATTCGAGCCTACGCCGAAGCGGTCGGTTGCGACCACGCCAAGGGGCTGTACGCGACCAGGGCGACCGGCATTACGGGGGAGCTGGTCGGCCCCGATCTGCCGGTGACGGCGACGGTTTCCGCTACTCGAGTGGGCGGTGAGAACGTCGTCGACCTCGACATCGACGCCACCATCGACTACGCCTTCCTCGAGGGATCCTCGTTCGTCGGTGTCCGATTCGTGGCGGCGCCCGACCACCTCGGACTGGCTCGCTATCGCGACTCGTGGGAGGGCGACATTGAAGACGCGTTCGCCGATCACGTCGACCCAGAATCCGACAGGTTCGAACCGCGTCTCGTCGGCACCCTGTTCGAGACGGCCACGGTGCTCGAGGGTCTCCGCACCCTCCGGGATCGACTGGGGCTGGAGGACGCCCGAACCTGCCGATACGTCCAGATCCCACTCCTCGATCGAGGTGGGCTCTCAGTCAACTGGCATCGCGACCGCGTCGAAACGACGCTCGAGCCAATCGATCTCACCGATCGGTATCTCGACCACGACACCTTCGGGATGACGCTCGAGCATCGCAATCGAACGATCGACGGCCAGCTCAAACGGGTCACATACGCGGCGTCGACGGGATCGTACGAACCCACCGAGCGCTGGGAACAGATCGAACGCCACGCCTGTCCGACCTGCCCGTACACCGTCTGTTGTCCGGAGTATCTCTCGAGCGAGGTGGCGTTCGATGGGTGAGGAGGGAGA of the Natronosalvus vescus genome contains:
- a CDS encoding PD-(D/E)XK nuclease family protein encodes the protein MTAEPDPDADTGDESGSSDSSDRHNVPIEGIQTYLSCPRQYEYEHVYRLTADDESPETDRLHLLRRAICAALRAGDVETLEERALEEFETQWDDYAEEVHSPTQRRHERRVLEATIRAYAEAVGCDHAKGLYATRATGITGELVGPDLPVTATVSATRVGGENVVDLDIDATIDYAFLEGSSFVGVRFVAAPDHLGLARYRDSWEGDIEDAFADHVDPESDRFEPRLVGTLFETATVLEGLRTLRDRLGLEDARTCRYVQIPLLDRGGLSVNWHRDRVETTLEPIDLTDRYLDHDTFGMTLEHRNRTIDGQLKRVTYAASTGSYEPTERWEQIERHACPTCPYTVCCPEYLSSEVAFDG